The region TCATTAATGGGTAAAACCTTCAATGACCCTACAATGATTACAAGATTGGGCGAAGGGATATCAAAATTGTGTATTAGTAAGAGGAAAATAGAGCCAGAAGACAATAACTAAGAAGTAGATAATATATTTTTTGGCCAAATAACAAACCAACTGGTCAACTAATAAAATCAAGGCAGGAGGCTAACAGAATGAAAGATTTAAGAGTAGACAACGTTTCAGCGGTACCAAATTTAAGCATGAACTATCCTTTGGTCGATATAGATAGTGCAAAGGATGAAGCGCTTGTAGAGCTTTTTGTAGATTCACACAATGAAGATGCGTTCACGGAGCTTGTTAACAGGTATTCTGACAAGGTATACAGGCTTGCATACAGAATTACCCAAAACCCCGATGACGCTGAAGAAGTGCTGCAGGAAGTATTCATTATTCTTGTAGAGAAACTTGGCACCTTCAGAAGAGAGGCCCGCTTCTCCACTTGGCTCTATAGAGTTGCAGCAAACGCGAGCTATATGTTTTTAAGAGGCGGCAAAAAGGATAAGCAGAGCCAGGTTAGTATTGATGACTACAAACCATATAATGACCATGGGGTTCTCGAAGGAGTGGCAGATAATGACTGGAGCGATATACCTGATTATAAACTCCTTAGTATGGAGGGCTCTGAGTTGATTGAAAAAGCTATAAATGAGCTTCCAGAGGAATACAAAATTGTGTTCCATATGAAAGACGTTGAGGGAATGACAAGTAAAGAGATTGCAAAGACCCTAGGGCTTAGTCTTGCGGCAGTTAAGTCAAGAGTTTTAAGAGCCAGACTTTTCCTAAGGGACAAGCTCTCAAGCTATTACTCTGAGTGGGGTAAAAATTAGAGTTAAGATTTACTGTTAGGCAGGATT is a window of Thermodesulfobacteriota bacterium DNA encoding:
- a CDS encoding sigma-70 family RNA polymerase sigma factor yields the protein MKDLRVDNVSAVPNLSMNYPLVDIDSAKDEALVELFVDSHNEDAFTELVNRYSDKVYRLAYRITQNPDDAEEVLQEVFIILVEKLGTFRREARFSTWLYRVAANASYMFLRGGKKDKQSQVSIDDYKPYNDHGVLEGVADNDWSDIPDYKLLSMEGSELIEKAINELPEEYKIVFHMKDVEGMTSKEIAKTLGLSLAAVKSRVLRARLFLRDKLSSYYSEWGKN